A region from the Ananas comosus cultivar F153 unplaced genomic scaffold, ASM154086v1, whole genome shotgun sequence genome encodes:
- the LOC109703950 gene encoding polygalacturonase-like, whose amino-acid sequence MAQSLSLLSFLLLFSYYSTLTMGAYNVLNYGAEPDGQTDSAKAFLSAWADACGSGSPATMYVPAGNFFVSQAVFQGPCKSSEIKMYIDGTVVASSSYDGEAAWLMFKYVDGLSIFGGTIDGQGRAFWACKTAGRSCPSSTTSLTIAKSNNILISGLSTVNSKGFHISIFGSNGVTVQGTKITAPGNSPNTDGIHIQMSSDVTVTSSSIKTGDDCISIGEGANNVWIEKINCGPGHGISIGSLGDTPSESGVQNITVTSVVFTGTQNGLRIKTWGKPYSGFVKDVKFEHAVMQNVQNPIIVDQNYCPGDVNCPDQSSGIKISGLAYTDIQGTSATQLAVKFDCSSSNPCSGITMQDIKLTYQNQNAQSYCKNAGGSTSGFIIPPSCL is encoded by the exons ATGGCACAATCCCTATcactcctttcctttcttcttcttttttcttattattccACTCTAACAATGGGGGCCTACAATGTACTAAACTACGGCGCGGAGCCCGACGGCCAAACTGACTCGGCGAAAGCATTCCTAAGTGCGTGGGCCGATGCGTGTGGATCCGGCAGCCCCGCGACGATGTACGTACCCGCGGGCAATTTCTTCGTCAGCCAGGCCGTCTTTCAAGGGCCCTGCAAAAGTTCCGAGATCAAGATGTACATTGACGGGACCGTCGTCGCCTCGTCGAGCTACGACGGGGAGGCGGCCTGGTTGATGTTCAAGTATGTCGATGGTTTGTCCATCTTCGGCGGGACTATCGACGGGCAGGGGCGGGCTTTCTGGGCTTGCAAGACGGCCGGTCGGAGTTGCCCCTCGAGCACCACC TCACTTACCATTGCTAAATCGAACAACATCCTCATCAGCGGGCTGTCGACGGTGAACAGCAAGGGCTTCCACATCTCCATTTTTGGCAGTAACGGCGTGACGGTGCAAGGCACGAAGATCACCGCGCCCGGTAACAGCCCCAACACTGACGGCATTCACATCCAGATGTCGAGCGACGTCACTGTCACGAGCAGCAGCATAAAGACTGGCGACGACTGCATCTCGATCGGCGAGGGCGCGAACAATGTGTGGATTGAGAAGATCAACTGCGGCCCCGGTCATGGCATAAG CATTGGAAGCTTGGGGGATACACCGTCGGAGTCCGGGGTGCAGAACATCACGGTGACGTCGGTTGTTTTCACCGGAACGCAGAACGGGCTCAGGATCAAGACGTGGGGGAAACCGTACAGCGGATTCGTGAAGGACGTAAAGTTCGAGCACGCCGTCATGCAGAATGTCCAGAACCCCATCATTGTTGATCAAAACTACTGCCCTGGCGACGTTAACTGTCCAGACCAG AGCTCCGGGATCAAGATCAGCGGGCTGGCGTACACCGACATCCAGGGAACGTCGGCCACGCAGCTGGCGGTGAAGTTCGACTGCAGCTCGAGCAACCCGTGCAGTGGGATCACGATGCAGGACATCAAGCTCACGTATCAGAACCAGAACGCGCAGTCCTACTGCAAGAACGCCGGCGGCAGCACCTCGGGATTTATTATCCCTCCGAGTTGTCTCTGA